The Natrinema salaciae genome contains a region encoding:
- a CDS encoding urease accessory protein UreD: MSAAANAARLPPAFEAYADESLAQAPAGGPGKNGLLEATFARSGEGPTRLIRDRAAVPYHLTGTLETDPAPGLATVVAQEPTGGVVQGDRHRMAVDARAGARAHVTTQSATTVHSMDANYAHLDASLRVEAGSHLEYVPGPTIVNEDARCLQTVSVDLASDTVVVVADVLVPDGLSDHDPFSFEHYHARVEAEYDGRLVCADAVDLRPDERDPRDPASVGEYGVVGSLYVFAPGGDRDDDGGGAGATADSSRTDLESLVEAIRNRLADREDVAAGVSQLPADAGAIVRLLGHRQTDVTGALRGAWDETRRATLGVGAPADRRY, encoded by the coding sequence GTGAGCGCCGCTGCAAACGCGGCGCGCCTGCCGCCCGCGTTCGAGGCCTACGCCGACGAATCCCTCGCGCAGGCACCCGCCGGCGGCCCCGGCAAGAACGGGCTGCTCGAGGCGACGTTCGCTCGCAGCGGCGAGGGTCCGACGCGTCTGATTCGGGACCGCGCGGCGGTCCCCTACCACTTGACCGGGACGCTCGAGACCGATCCAGCGCCCGGACTCGCGACGGTGGTCGCACAGGAACCGACCGGCGGCGTCGTCCAGGGCGACCGCCATCGGATGGCCGTCGACGCGCGGGCCGGTGCCCGCGCACACGTGACGACCCAGAGCGCGACGACGGTCCACAGCATGGACGCCAACTACGCGCACCTCGACGCCTCGCTCCGGGTCGAGGCGGGAAGTCATCTCGAGTACGTGCCGGGACCGACGATCGTCAACGAGGACGCGCGGTGTCTCCAGACGGTGTCCGTCGACCTGGCCTCGGACACGGTCGTCGTCGTCGCGGACGTGCTCGTGCCGGACGGGCTGAGCGATCACGACCCCTTCAGTTTCGAGCACTACCACGCGCGCGTCGAGGCCGAGTACGACGGCCGTCTGGTCTGTGCCGATGCCGTCGATCTGCGCCCCGACGAGCGCGATCCGCGGGACCCGGCCAGCGTCGGCGAGTACGGTGTCGTCGGCTCCCTGTACGTCTTCGCGCCGGGCGGCGATCGGGACGACGATGGGGGCGGCGCGGGCGCGACCGCGGATTCGAGCCGGACGGATCTCGAGTCGCTCGTCGAGGCGATCCGCAACCGGCTCGCGGACCGCGAGGACGTCGCGGCCGGGGTCTCGCAGCTCCCGGCCGACGCCGGAGCGATCGTTCGGCTCCTCGGTCACCGGCAAACGGACGTGACCGGGGCGCTGCGCGGCGCGTGGGACGAAACGAGACGGGCAACACTCGGGGTCGGCGCACCCGCCGACCGGCGATACTGA
- the ureG gene encoding urease accessory protein UreG, giving the protein MGYRDVAKVGLGGPVGSGKTAMVRRLVPELVDRDYAVGVIANDIMTQADADVFRESFADLLPADLVEGVETGACPHTGIREDPSMNLAAIDEFTERHPELDVVLIESGGDNLAATFNPELADYFVFVISVAEGEDIPRKRGPGVTQADLLVVNKTDLAPHVDADLAVIEDDAATVRGDDPFVFTNCKDGEGIDDVLSHVEREVLFA; this is encoded by the coding sequence ATGGGGTACCGCGACGTCGCGAAGGTCGGCCTCGGCGGTCCCGTCGGCTCCGGCAAGACGGCGATGGTCCGCCGACTGGTGCCCGAACTCGTCGATCGCGACTACGCGGTCGGTGTCATCGCCAACGACATCATGACCCAGGCTGACGCCGACGTCTTCCGGGAGTCGTTCGCCGACCTGCTCCCCGCGGATCTCGTCGAGGGCGTCGAGACCGGGGCCTGTCCGCACACGGGAATCCGCGAGGACCCGTCGATGAATCTCGCGGCAATCGACGAGTTCACCGAGCGACACCCCGAGTTGGACGTGGTCCTGATCGAGAGCGGCGGCGACAACCTCGCCGCGACCTTCAACCCCGAACTCGCGGATTACTTCGTGTTCGTCATCTCGGTCGCCGAGGGGGAGGATATCCCGCGCAAGCGCGGACCCGGCGTCACGCAGGCTGACCTGCTCGTCGTCAACAAGACCGACCTCGCGCCCCACGTCGACGCCGACCTGGCCGTGATCGAAGACGATGCCGCGACGGTCCGCGGTGACGACCCGTTCGTCTTCACCAACTGCAAGGACGGCGAGGGGATCGACGACGTGCTCTCCCACGTCGAGCGGGAGGTGCTGTTCGCGTGA
- a CDS encoding urease subunit gamma, whose amino-acid sequence MNLSPKEMERLTVFVAAELARRRKDRGVQLNHPETVAYISDWACEAAREGKSVSQIRSEVTQLLTREDVMDGVPELVDVIQVEPVFPDGTKLVTVHDPIRADSREQLETVDPDPDEELGTEGGREGDSRSEPMEGD is encoded by the coding sequence ATGAACCTCTCACCGAAGGAGATGGAGCGGCTGACGGTCTTCGTGGCTGCCGAACTCGCTCGGCGGCGCAAGGATCGCGGCGTGCAGCTCAACCACCCCGAGACCGTCGCGTACATCTCCGACTGGGCCTGTGAAGCCGCCCGCGAGGGCAAATCGGTCTCGCAGATCCGATCGGAGGTGACCCAACTGCTCACCCGCGAGGACGTCATGGACGGCGTCCCCGAACTGGTCGACGTGATTCAGGTCGAGCCGGTCTTCCCCGACGGCACCAAGCTCGTCACCGTTCACGATCCGATCCGGGCCGACAGCCGCGAGCAACTCGAGACGGTCGATCCGGACCCCGACGAGGAACTCGGGACGGAGGGCGGACGCGAGGGCGACAGCCGCTCGGAACCGATGGAGGGGGACTGA
- the ureC gene encoding urease subunit alpha: MSRDLPREEYTELFGPTEGDRLRLGDTNLLAKVDRDHTVPGEEAVFGGGKTMRDGMGMQSGTTQAEGALDWAFTNVVIVDPVLGVRKGDIGVRNGKIVGVGNAGNPDVMADVDMVIGPSTDTIPADGLIATPGALDIHVHFNSPQLVDHALAAGVTTMFGGGFGGGATTCTPGPRNIQRFLQAAEEWPVNVGFYGKGNSSEPDALREQIEAGAAGLKLHEDWGSTPAAIDTCLAVAEDEDVQVCIHTDTLNESGFVEDTFDAIDGRAIHTFHIEGAGGGHAPDVLELIGHEHMLPSSTNPSMPYTENTFDEHLDMVMVCHHLNPDVPEDVAFAESRIRAETLGAEDVLHDTGAISMMTTDSQAMGRMAELVCRTWQTAHKMKAQRGPLEADAGTEADNARIERYVAKYTINPAITAGIDDYVGSLEPGKLADIVLWDPAFFGSKPQAVVKGGFPVWSQMGEANGSLMTCEPVIGRERAGAQGRAKHGLSVSFVSEAAYENEVGDAYDLQTPVRPVSGTRSVSKSDMLHNDRCPEDVEIDAQTFEVEVDGEHVACDPATELPLAQRYLL, from the coding sequence GTGAGTCGTGACCTCCCGCGAGAGGAGTACACGGAACTGTTCGGGCCGACCGAAGGCGACCGCCTTCGGCTGGGCGATACGAACCTGCTGGCGAAGGTCGACCGCGACCACACGGTTCCCGGCGAAGAGGCTGTCTTCGGCGGCGGAAAGACGATGCGCGACGGGATGGGCATGCAGTCCGGCACGACCCAGGCCGAGGGAGCGCTCGACTGGGCCTTTACGAACGTCGTGATCGTCGACCCCGTGCTGGGCGTTCGGAAGGGAGATATCGGGGTCCGAAACGGGAAGATCGTCGGCGTCGGCAACGCGGGCAATCCGGACGTCATGGCCGACGTCGACATGGTGATCGGTCCGAGCACGGACACGATTCCGGCCGACGGGTTGATCGCGACGCCCGGCGCGCTCGACATCCACGTCCACTTCAACAGCCCGCAACTGGTCGACCACGCGCTCGCCGCGGGCGTGACCACCATGTTCGGCGGCGGGTTCGGCGGCGGTGCGACGACCTGCACGCCGGGTCCGCGGAACATCCAGCGGTTCCTGCAGGCCGCCGAGGAGTGGCCCGTCAACGTCGGTTTCTACGGAAAGGGCAACAGCAGCGAACCCGACGCACTCCGGGAGCAGATTGAGGCCGGCGCGGCAGGGCTCAAACTCCACGAGGACTGGGGCTCGACGCCCGCGGCGATCGACACCTGTCTCGCGGTCGCCGAGGACGAAGACGTCCAGGTCTGTATCCACACGGATACCTTGAACGAGTCGGGCTTCGTCGAGGACACGTTCGACGCCATCGACGGCCGCGCGATCCACACCTTCCACATCGAGGGAGCCGGCGGGGGTCACGCGCCGGACGTGCTCGAACTGATCGGCCACGAGCACATGCTGCCGTCGTCGACGAACCCCTCGATGCCCTACACCGAGAACACGTTCGACGAACACCTCGACATGGTGATGGTCTGTCACCATCTCAACCCCGACGTCCCCGAGGACGTCGCCTTCGCCGAGTCGCGCATCCGCGCGGAGACGCTGGGCGCGGAAGACGTCCTCCACGACACCGGCGCGATCTCGATGATGACCACCGACTCGCAGGCGATGGGCCGGATGGCCGAACTCGTCTGTCGGACGTGGCAGACCGCGCACAAGATGAAGGCCCAGCGCGGCCCGCTCGAGGCCGACGCGGGAACCGAGGCCGACAACGCCCGCATCGAGCGCTACGTCGCGAAGTACACGATCAACCCCGCGATTACGGCGGGGATCGACGACTACGTCGGCTCGCTCGAGCCGGGCAAGCTGGCCGACATCGTGCTGTGGGATCCCGCCTTCTTCGGGAGCAAGCCGCAGGCGGTCGTCAAAGGCGGCTTCCCGGTCTGGTCCCAGATGGGCGAGGCCAACGGCTCGCTGATGACCTGCGAGCCGGTCATCGGCCGCGAACGCGCCGGGGCACAGGGTCGAGCGAAACACGGACTCTCGGTTTCGTTCGTCAGCGAGGCGGCCTACGAGAACGAGGTCGGCGACGCCTACGACCTGCAGACGCCGGTCCGACCCGTCAGCGGCACGCGGTCGGTCAGCAAGTCGGACATGCTCCACAACGACCGCTGCCCGGAGGACGTCGAAATCGACGCGCAGACGTTCGAGGTGGAAGTGGACGGCGAACACGTCGCCTGCGACCCCGCCACGGAACTCCCGCTCGCACAGCGGTACCTGCTCTGA
- a CDS encoding urease subunit beta, with product MSEFVPGELLPADEPVTINEGRPTAAVTVENTGDRPVQVGSHFHFFEVNPGLEFDRETAYGTRLDIPAGTAIRFEPGCERDVDLVAIGGDRIVRGMGGLVDGRLDDEDAKAAALERARAQGYRSEGSQ from the coding sequence ATGAGCGAGTTCGTCCCGGGCGAGCTGCTCCCGGCCGACGAGCCGGTGACGATAAACGAGGGGCGGCCGACCGCGGCGGTTACGGTCGAGAACACCGGCGATCGACCGGTTCAGGTCGGCTCCCACTTTCACTTCTTCGAGGTCAACCCCGGACTCGAGTTCGACCGCGAGACCGCCTACGGAACCCGCCTGGACATCCCGGCGGGAACGGCGATCCGGTTCGAGCCGGGGTGTGAACGCGACGTCGACCTCGTCGCAATCGGCGGCGATCGGATCGTCCGCGGGATGGGCGGGCTGGTCGACGGGCGACTCGACGACGAGGACGCGAAAGCGGCGGCGCTCGAGCGCGCTCGAGCGCAGGGCTACCGCTCGGAGGGGTCGCAGTGA
- a CDS encoding CBS domain-containing protein codes for MELPTPADLRQRRTELGLTQSELADTADVSQPLIARIEGGDVDPRLSTLRRIVNALEKAESDVIRAEDLMNEAVVSVAPDDPVSQAAQKMEEEAYSQLAVIQDGIPVGSISQSDLVHLDSDDRDEPIEEHMSESFPTVSKDATLDEISNLLEHYKAVMITEAGETVGIITEADIAARLS; via the coding sequence ATGGAACTCCCGACGCCTGCAGACCTCCGGCAGCGCCGTACCGAACTCGGGCTTACCCAGAGCGAACTGGCGGACACGGCCGACGTCTCCCAGCCGCTGATCGCCCGAATCGAGGGCGGTGACGTCGATCCGCGCCTGTCGACGCTCCGGCGGATCGTCAACGCCCTGGAGAAAGCCGAGAGCGACGTGATCCGCGCCGAGGACCTGATGAACGAGGCCGTCGTCAGCGTGGCTCCCGACGATCCGGTCAGTCAGGCCGCCCAGAAGATGGAGGAGGAGGCTTACTCGCAGTTAGCGGTCATTCAGGACGGTATCCCCGTCGGATCGATCAGCCAGAGCGACCTCGTCCATCTGGACTCCGACGACCGCGACGAACCGATCGAGGAGCACATGAGCGAGAGCTTCCCGACCGTCTCGAAAGACGCCACCCTCGACGAGATCAGCAACTTACTCGAGCACTACAAGGCCGTGATGATCACCGAGGCCGGCGAGACCGTCGGCATCATCACCGAGGCCGACATCGCCGCGCGCCTCTCCTGA
- a CDS encoding DUF555 domain-containing protein, translated as MGNYLVAMEAAWLVRDVGEIDDAIGVAVSEAGKRLNSEDMDYVEVEVGATGCPACGEPFDSAFIAADTALVGLALEMEVFNADGEEHASRIAKSEVGGALRDVPLSVVEIFETDADDE; from the coding sequence ATGGGCAACTATCTCGTCGCGATGGAAGCGGCATGGCTCGTTCGTGACGTCGGTGAGATCGACGACGCGATCGGCGTCGCCGTCAGCGAAGCCGGGAAGCGACTCAACAGCGAAGACATGGACTACGTCGAGGTCGAAGTCGGTGCGACGGGCTGTCCGGCCTGTGGCGAGCCGTTCGACTCGGCCTTTATCGCGGCCGACACCGCGCTCGTCGGCCTCGCGCTCGAGATGGAGGTCTTCAACGCGGACGGCGAGGAACACGCCTCGCGAATCGCCAAGAGCGAGGTCGGTGGCGCGCTGCGCGACGTACCGCTGTCGGTCGTCGAGATCTTCGAGACGGACGCGGACGACGAGTAA
- the psmB gene encoding archaeal proteasome endopeptidase complex subunit beta, with product MRTPRHDSDFSRTVDQLADDPNPYEPEIGSMPQNDMTRDDLDNVNKTGTTTIGISTADGVIIATDMRASLGGRFVSNKNVQKVEQIHPTAALTLVGSVGGAQSFISTLRAEVNLYEARRGEDMSIDALASLAGNFARGGPFFAIHPILGGVDAEGSHVYSIDPAGGVMEDDYTVTGSGMQLAYGHLEQAYEPDMSNEEAKTVAARGIKSAVERDTGSGNGVFLAEITGEGVDIHGHHDFDEVL from the coding sequence ATGCGTACGCCCAGACACGACTCCGATTTCTCTCGGACGGTCGACCAGTTGGCCGACGATCCGAACCCCTACGAGCCGGAGATCGGATCGATGCCCCAGAACGACATGACGCGTGATGATCTGGACAACGTCAACAAGACCGGGACGACGACGATCGGCATCTCCACTGCCGACGGCGTCATCATCGCGACGGACATGCGAGCCAGCCTCGGCGGCCGGTTCGTCTCGAACAAGAACGTCCAGAAGGTCGAGCAGATCCACCCGACCGCCGCCCTCACGCTCGTCGGCAGCGTCGGCGGTGCCCAGTCGTTCATCTCGACGCTCCGCGCCGAGGTCAACCTCTACGAGGCCCGCCGCGGGGAGGACATGAGCATCGACGCGCTGGCGTCGCTCGCGGGCAACTTCGCCCGCGGTGGCCCGTTCTTCGCCATCCACCCGATCCTGGGCGGGGTCGACGCCGAGGGCAGCCACGTCTACAGTATCGATCCCGCCGGCGGCGTCATGGAAGACGACTACACCGTCACCGGCAGCGGGATGCAACTGGCCTACGGGCACCTCGAACAGGCCTACGAACCGGACATGTCCAACGAGGAAGCGAAGACGGTCGCCGCCCGCGGGATCAAGTCCGCCGTCGAGCGCGACACCGGCTCCGGAAACGGCGTCTTCCTCGCGGAGATCACCGGCGAGGGTGTCGACATCCACGGCCACCACGACTTCGACGAGGTCCTCTAG
- a CDS encoding Gfo/Idh/MocA family protein has product MIGTGIGVGIVGLGGMGNLHARSVRELGADVVAGVDLVPEQRDRFGAEFGARTYETHDELVVDDAVDAVIVTTPNRFHEPIAVAALDEGLDVLVEKPLAHTLESAERIAEAAARSTGICMVGFHNRHAASMAMFDEQHARGRFGDLTHVEANYVRRRGVPGPGSWFTDPELAGGGALLDIGVHALDLALYALDFPEIVEVSGVTRTTFGTTEEYADPDGFGDNWDAEAETYDVDDSVSAFIRCADGQTVSLEAAWATNREESMDFRVRGTRAGAQFDIGDTDLRILEAGTAGCDHYADVNLTGDETLTGYAKQDEQFLEAIATGTVPETNTVAEALTVQRVIDAIYRSSETGRTTTLADTRVSEAQLEQATRLD; this is encoded by the coding sequence ATGATCGGTACCGGAATCGGTGTGGGAATCGTCGGCCTCGGAGGGATGGGGAACCTCCACGCGCGAAGCGTCCGGGAACTCGGTGCCGACGTCGTCGCCGGCGTCGACCTCGTCCCGGAGCAGCGCGACCGATTCGGCGCGGAGTTCGGCGCGCGAACCTACGAGACCCACGACGAACTCGTCGTCGACGACGCGGTCGACGCCGTCATCGTGACGACGCCGAACCGGTTCCACGAACCGATCGCCGTCGCGGCTCTCGACGAAGGACTCGACGTCCTCGTCGAGAAACCGCTCGCACACACGCTCGAGAGCGCGGAGCGAATCGCCGAAGCGGCGGCCCGTTCGACGGGTATCTGTATGGTCGGCTTTCACAACCGCCACGCCGCGTCGATGGCCATGTTCGACGAACAGCACGCGCGCGGCCGCTTCGGCGATCTGACCCACGTCGAGGCCAACTACGTCCGCCGACGCGGCGTTCCCGGCCCCGGCTCGTGGTTCACCGATCCCGAACTCGCCGGCGGCGGTGCTCTGCTCGACATCGGCGTTCACGCGCTGGATCTCGCGCTCTACGCCCTCGATTTCCCCGAAATCGTCGAAGTGAGCGGCGTCACGCGAACCACGTTCGGCACCACCGAGGAGTACGCCGATCCGGACGGCTTCGGCGACAACTGGGACGCGGAAGCCGAGACGTACGACGTCGACGACTCCGTCAGCGCCTTCATCCGCTGTGCGGACGGGCAGACGGTCTCGCTCGAGGCCGCGTGGGCGACCAACCGCGAGGAGAGCATGGACTTCCGCGTGCGCGGAACGCGCGCGGGTGCCCAGTTCGACATCGGCGACACCGATCTGCGGATTCTGGAGGCCGGAACGGCCGGCTGCGATCACTACGCCGACGTCAATCTCACCGGTGACGAGACGCTGACCGGCTACGCCAAGCAGGACGAGCAGTTCCTCGAGGCCATCGCCACGGGCACGGTCCCGGAGACGAACACGGTGGCCGAAGCGTTGACCGTCCAGCGAGTCATCGATGCGATCTATCGCTCGAGCGAGACGGGTCGGACGACGACCCTCGCCGACACTCGTGTCAGCGAGGCCCAGCTCGAGCAGGCGACGCGGCTCGACTAG
- a CDS encoding ThuA domain-containing protein, translating to MVAVTVWNEFRHEREDDDVAAVYPDGIHEAIAGALDADHDVRTATLDEPEHGLTEGVLESTDVLLWWGHEAHDAVADAVVDRVHDRVLEGMGLIVLHSGHYAKLFKRLMGTSCSLQYREDGGTERLWVVDPGHPIADGLDEYIELPETEMYGEPFDVPEPDRLVFTSWFEGGEVFRSGCCYRRGNGRIFYFRPGHETYPIYENEAIRRVLRNAVAWASPTDGSPRTFGARE from the coding sequence ATGGTGGCAGTCACGGTCTGGAACGAGTTCCGACACGAACGGGAGGACGACGACGTCGCGGCCGTCTATCCGGACGGCATTCACGAGGCGATCGCCGGCGCTCTCGACGCCGATCACGACGTCCGAACCGCGACGCTCGACGAGCCCGAGCACGGCCTCACCGAAGGCGTACTCGAGTCGACGGACGTCCTGCTGTGGTGGGGCCACGAGGCTCACGACGCGGTTGCCGACGCGGTCGTCGACCGCGTTCACGACCGGGTGCTCGAGGGAATGGGACTGATCGTGCTGCACTCGGGTCACTACGCGAAACTATTCAAGCGGCTCATGGGGACGTCCTGTAGCCTGCAGTACCGCGAGGACGGCGGCACCGAGCGGCTCTGGGTCGTCGATCCCGGTCATCCCATCGCCGACGGGCTCGACGAGTACATCGAGCTTCCCGAAACGGAGATGTACGGCGAGCCGTTCGACGTCCCCGAACCGGACCGGCTGGTGTTCACGAGCTGGTTCGAGGGCGGCGAGGTGTTCCGGAGCGGCTGCTGCTACCGGCGCGGAAACGGACGGATATTCTACTTCCGGCCGGGTCACGAGACCTATCCGATCTACGAGAACGAGGCGATTCGCCGGGTGCTTCGCAACGCGGTCGCGTGGGCCAGTCCGACCGACGGCTCGCCGCGGACGTTCGGAGCCCGCGAGTAA
- a CDS encoding TIGR00341 family protein, which produces MRLVQVFVPRTELDLVLEVVEEAGVDYTVSRDTDRGDFEALVSIPVPPPAVEPLLADLRSAGLDEGSYTVVVAAETIVSDRIDDLTGQFVGTRIAREELRSRAADLAPTASTYFSLLIVSTAIATAGLLLDSAATIIGAMVVAPLMGPALAASVGVIVDDDALATRGVTLQVVGLAVAVLTAAVIGWMLRGSVLLPPGFDITAVPQIEERITPNVLALFLALGSGVAAVISLTRNVGSVLVGVAIAVALVPPAATVGLGIAWGKPAVVVTAGTLVLVNVLSINLTALVLLWFAGYRPERAETVDRVYGRVRSRVAVILAAILVLSVVLGGVTYGTYRTAAVEYDVSTELETMSEEQLAAGTELQFRETAIDYELVDVYTGEQPTVTVLVERPPDEELPDDFADDVRERLESAAGVELEVIVELVSTLRSG; this is translated from the coding sequence ATGCGTCTCGTACAGGTGTTCGTTCCCCGAACCGAACTGGACCTCGTTCTCGAGGTGGTAGAGGAGGCCGGCGTCGATTACACCGTCTCCCGGGATACGGACCGCGGCGATTTCGAGGCCCTCGTTTCGATACCCGTCCCGCCGCCGGCAGTCGAACCGCTGCTGGCAGATCTTCGGAGCGCCGGGCTCGACGAGGGCTCGTACACGGTCGTCGTGGCGGCAGAGACGATCGTCTCGGATCGGATCGACGACCTGACCGGTCAGTTCGTGGGGACCAGGATCGCTCGAGAGGAACTTCGGTCCCGGGCGGCGGATCTCGCGCCGACTGCGTCGACCTACTTCAGTCTCCTGATCGTGAGTACGGCGATCGCGACGGCCGGACTGTTGCTCGATTCGGCGGCGACGATCATCGGCGCGATGGTCGTCGCACCGCTGATGGGGCCGGCACTGGCGGCCAGCGTCGGGGTGATCGTCGACGACGATGCGCTTGCGACGCGCGGCGTCACGTTACAGGTGGTCGGACTCGCGGTCGCCGTCCTGACGGCGGCGGTGATCGGCTGGATGCTCAGAGGGTCGGTGTTGCTTCCCCCGGGGTTCGATATTACGGCGGTCCCGCAGATCGAAGAGCGAATCACGCCGAACGTTCTCGCCCTGTTTCTCGCGCTGGGCTCCGGCGTCGCTGCCGTCATCAGCCTGACCCGCAACGTCGGTTCGGTCCTCGTCGGCGTCGCGATCGCCGTCGCGCTCGTGCCGCCCGCGGCCACCGTCGGACTCGGCATCGCCTGGGGGAAGCCAGCGGTCGTCGTCACGGCGGGGACGCTCGTCCTGGTCAACGTGCTCTCGATCAACCTCACCGCGTTGGTCCTGTTGTGGTTCGCAGGGTATCGACCGGAGCGAGCGGAGACCGTCGACCGCGTCTACGGTCGGGTCCGCTCGCGCGTTGCGGTCATCTTGGCCGCGATCCTCGTTCTCTCGGTCGTTCTCGGCGGCGTCACGTACGGGACCTACCGCACCGCAGCGGTCGAATACGACGTCAGTACCGAACTCGAGACGATGAGCGAAGAACAGCTGGCGGCCGGCACCGAACTACAGTTCCGGGAGACCGCGATCGACTACGAACTCGTCGACGTCTACACCGGCGAGCAGCCGACGGTGACGGTCCTCGTGGAACGACCGCCCGACGAGGAACTGCCGGACGACTTCGCCGACGACGTGCGCGAACGGCTGGAGTCGGCGGCCGGCGTCGAGCTCGAGGTGATCGTCGAACTGGTGTCGACCCTTCGGAGCGGCTAA
- a CDS encoding translation initiation factor eIF-2B: MIDETAEEIREMQTHSSSVVAVRAAQALEELIEREFATVEEYTRALERNGSVLRRANPSHASLQVAVREIVADVTDADPDSVAAARRLTSEKIDEVVSRIESGKRLAAENAADVLDDGATVLTHDYSSTVIEALEQATATGKTFDVYVTEARPRYIGRKTARMLADLEGVDTTLITDSAQGIYLEECDRVVVGMDCIVDDTLYNRVGTFPIASTAARLDVPVTVLGSASKIVSEGFVFENEFRPGSEVLPEPADGFRVENPAYDATPIELLESVITDEGRWEF; this comes from the coding sequence ATGATCGACGAGACGGCCGAGGAAATCCGCGAGATGCAGACGCACAGCTCCTCGGTGGTCGCGGTCCGCGCGGCCCAGGCCCTCGAGGAGCTGATCGAGCGGGAGTTCGCGACCGTCGAGGAGTACACCCGCGCCCTCGAGCGGAACGGTTCCGTGCTGCGGCGGGCGAACCCCTCGCACGCCTCGCTACAGGTCGCCGTTCGGGAGATCGTCGCCGACGTGACCGACGCCGACCCCGACAGCGTCGCGGCGGCCCGCCGACTCACCAGCGAGAAGATCGACGAGGTCGTCTCGCGGATCGAGTCCGGCAAACGGCTGGCAGCCGAAAACGCCGCCGACGTCCTCGACGACGGCGCGACCGTCCTGACTCACGACTACTCCTCGACGGTCATCGAGGCGCTCGAGCAGGCGACCGCGACCGGCAAGACGTTCGACGTGTACGTCACCGAGGCGCGACCGCGCTATATCGGGCGCAAGACCGCTCGGATGCTCGCCGACCTCGAGGGCGTCGACACGACGCTGATCACCGATAGCGCGCAGGGAATCTATCTCGAGGAGTGCGATCGGGTCGTCGTCGGCATGGACTGTATCGTCGACGACACGCTGTACAACCGCGTCGGCACGTTCCCGATCGCGTCGACGGCCGCCCGACTGGACGTGCCGGTCACCGTTCTCGGCTCGGCGTCGAAGATCGTCAGCGAGGGGTTCGTCTTCGAAAACGAGTTCCGGCCCGGCAGCGAGGTACTGCCCGAACCCGCCGACGGGTTCCGGGTCGAGAACCCCGCCTACGACGCGACGCCGATCGAGTTGCTCGAGAGCGTCATCACGGACGAGGGTCGCTGGGAGTTCTGA
- a CDS encoding DUF5783 family protein produces the protein MTEFDPELFEAKYVHYFEELEAAYSNAYQQLHGEYDSTVLRAVDRQVLSESEPVYDGAGEFRVELPENPRKRVGAVADHEQFDTVLETLVDRIEDELRRTFEFDETA, from the coding sequence ATGACCGAGTTCGATCCCGAGCTCTTCGAGGCGAAGTACGTCCACTACTTCGAGGAACTCGAGGCGGCCTATTCGAACGCGTACCAGCAGCTCCACGGAGAGTACGACTCGACGGTGCTCCGCGCCGTCGATCGACAGGTGCTGAGCGAGAGCGAACCCGTCTACGACGGCGCCGGCGAGTTCCGCGTCGAACTCCCCGAAAATCCCCGCAAGCGAGTTGGGGCGGTAGCCGACCACGAGCAGTTCGATACCGTCCTCGAGACGCTCGTCGATCGGATCGAGGACGAGCTACGGCGGACGTTCGAGTTCGACGAGACCGCCTGA